One part of the Rutidosis leptorrhynchoides isolate AG116_Rl617_1_P2 chromosome 1, CSIRO_AGI_Rlap_v1, whole genome shotgun sequence genome encodes these proteins:
- the LOC139867085 gene encoding uncharacterized protein, whose translation MESGTDGEQYVLLSKVRHGLKREFAFAMKSQAENFGTYGRTRGRRSQMSPEPEPVNKKSKTDDLGFVKEESVSNTEEEESKSDVVDPGRTAMESEVKSEDNDNDNGDDNHIVNDDDKSICENEKKLEMKMSKKIVIKRFPAKLKDLLETGLLEGLPVKYVRGTKVKVVDNGLPGVIKGTGILCFCAACSGKEIVTPNQFELHAGSANKRPPEYIYLDNGNTLRDVLNKCKTAPFEALEDTIMRVIGCSSKEKPAFCLNCKGSIPEFGSGKMMLLCDSCMDIKESHPHSQLRSQSSIVLSNDNSERSTSPVSVPNPLNRLVTCSSSSRKKGQGRLTRKDLRLHKLVFEEDVLADGTAVAYFARGEKMLEGYKKGAGIFCYCCNNEVSPSQFEAHAGWASRRKPYLHIFTSNGVSLHELSVKLSQHRKFSADDNDDLCSICADGGNLLCCDNCPRAFHPECISEAVPQGTWYCKYCQNIFQKEKLVERSLDAVAAGRVAGNDPIEEITKRCIRVVANLEAGGSGVPAKRGAPACVLCSAHDFSKSGFGPRTVIICDQCEKEYHVGCLKEHNRDDLQALPKGEWFCCTDCSQIHTSLENLVAEGDKMLPETSLSAINNKQMEQGLEPSADLDIRWRILCGKMASDETRVLLSKAVAIFHDQFDPIADSTTSRLDLIPHMVYGRSLKQQDYGGMHCAILTVNSTVVSAAIFRIFGQEVAELPLAATSTECQGLRYFQALFSCIEKLLASLNVKILALPAADEAGSIWTKKFGFEKMPDLELKQYRKNYQLMVFEGTSMLYKTVPKP comes from the exons ATGGAAAGCGGAACAGACGGTGAACAATACGTGTTATTATCAAAAGTTCGACATGGATTGAAACGAGAATTCGCATTTGCAATGAAATCTCAAGCCGAAAATTTCGGAACATATGGCCGGACACGTGGCCGGAGGTCTCAGATGTCGCCGGAACCTGAACCGGTTAataaaaaatcaaaaactgatgaTCTAGGGTTTGTGAAAGAGGAATCGGTATCGAATACAGAGGAAGAAGAATCGAAAAGTGATGTCGTTGATCCTGGAAGAACGGCGATGGAAAGCGAAGTGAAATCAgaggataatgataatgataatggtgatgataatcatattgttaatgatgatgataaatctATTTGTGAAAATGAAAAAAAATTGGAAATGAAAATGTCAAAGAAGATTGTGATAAAGAGATTTCCAGCAAAGTTGAAGGACCTTCTAGAAACTGGTTTGCTTGAAGGATTACCTGTTAAGTATGTTCGTGGCACaaag GTGAAAGTTGTAGATAATGGATTACCAGGTGTGATAAAAGGAACTGGAATATTGTGTTTTTGTGCAGCATGCAGTGGGAAAGAG ATCGTGACTCCTAATCAGTTTGAGTTGCATGCTGGAAGTGCGAATAAGAGGCCGCCAGAGTATATTTACTTGGATAATGGTAATACTTTAAGGGATGTGCTTAATAAGTGCAAAACTGCTCCATTTGAGGCGTTGGAAGATACTATTATGAGAGTAATTGGTTGCTCATCTAAAGAGAAACCTGCATTTTGTTTGAATTGCAAAG GGTCTATACCTGAATTTGGTAGTGGGAAGATGATGCTATTGTGTGATTCATGTATGGATATAAAAGAATCTCATCCTCACTCCCAGCTTCGGTCCCAGTCTAGCATTGTGCTATCTAATGATAATAGTGAGAG GTCCACATCTCCAGTATCTGTTCCAAACCCTCTCAACCGTTTAGTCACCTGTAGTAGTTCTAGCCGAAAGAAGGGCCAGGGAAGGCTAACAAGAAA AGATTTGCGATTGCACAAGCTGGTATTCGAGGAAGATGTGCTAGCTGATGGAACAGCAGTAGCTTATTTTGCTCGTGGGGAG AAAATGTTGGAGGGCTATAAAAAGGGTGCTGGAATCTTTTGCTATTGCTGTAACAATGAG GTTAGCCCCTCACAGTTTGAAGCTCATGCGGGTTGGGCTTCACGGCGTAAACC ATATCTACACATATTCACATCCAATGGTGTTTCTCTACATGAGCTGTCAGTAAAACTGTCACAACACAGAAAGTTCTCTGCAGATGACAATGATGATCTTTGCTCCATTTGTGCTGATGGTGGGAACCTTTTGTGCTGCGATAATTGCCCACGAGCTTTTCACCCTG AATGCATATCTGAGGCTGTACCGCAGGGTACATGGTATTGCAAGTACTGTCAAAATATTTTCCAAAAGGAGAAATTGGTGGAAAGAAGTTTAGATGCAGTTGCGGCTGGTAGGGTTGCAGGTAATGATCCAATTGAAGAAATAACTAAGCGGTGCATTCGTGTTGTTGCAAATCTAGAGGCCGGTGGGTCGGGAGTGCCTGCTAAAAGAGGCGCTCCAGCCTGTGTTTTATGCAG CGCACATGATTTTAGCAAATCTGGATTTGGTCCGAGAACTGTTATCATATGTGATCAG TGCGAGAAAGAGTACCATGTTGGCTGCTTGAAGGAGCACAATAGGGATGACCTTCAG GCGTTGCCTAAAGGAGAATGGTTCTGTTGTACGGATTGCAGTCAAATTCATACATCTTTGGAGAATCTGGTTGCTGAAGGTGATAAAATGCTTCCAGAAACCTCCTTGAGTGCTATAAACAACAAGCAGatggaacaaggattagaacctaGTGCCGATCTTGATATCAGATGGAGAATTTTGTGTGGTAAAATGGCTTCTGATGAAACCAGAGTATTGCTATCGAAGGCTGTTGCTATTTTCCAT GATCAATTTGACCCAATTGCTGATTCAACCACAAGCCGTCTTGATCTGATACCACACATGGTTTACGG GAGAAGTTTAAAACAACAGGACTATGGAGGGATGCACTGTGCTATATTGACAGTCAA CTCAACGGTTGTGTCTGCTGCCATATTTCGTATCTTTGGCCAAGAAGTAGCCGAATTGCCTTTAGCAGCAACAAGTACTGAATGTCAAGGATTG CGTTATTTTCAAGCTCTGTTTTCTTGCATTGAGAAACTGCTAGCTTCTCTGAATGTGAAAATTCTAGCGCTTCCTGCTGCTGATGAAGCTGGATCCATTTGGACTAAGAAGTTTGGGTTTGAAAAGATGCCTGATCTAGAG TTGAAGCAGTACAGAAAGAATTATCAGTTGATGGTTTTTGAAGGAACCTCAATGTTGTATAAGACTGTTCCGAAGCCTTAA